Genomic segment of Microbacterium sp. BH-3-3-3:
TCAGCCGTGTCATCCGCGCCCTCAAGAAGTAGCGCAGACCCGGTCGACGACGCCCTCGCCGCAGCGACGGTCTCCGTCGTGGCGCGCGTCAGCGTCCTCGGCGTGGCGAATCCGGTGGTCGTCGTCGACGGCCGCAGCGGCGCGGGCAAGAGTTCTCTCGCGCGTCGGCTCGTCGCCGCGTGGCCGGGTCTCGGTCGGGTGCAGCTCGTGGCCCTCGACGACCTCTATCCCGGCTGGGGCGGGCTCGCCGCGGGGGCGGAGTACGCCCGCGAGACAGTGTTGACACCGCACGCGCGGGGCATGGTGGGCGTCTGGCAGCGGTGGGATTGGCAGAGCGATGCGCGCGCCGAGGCGCACGCCGTCGACCCGTCTCTTCCTCTCGTCGTCGAGGGCGCCGGGGTGCTCACTCCGGAGTCGGCGCGCCTGGCCGATGTCACGGTGTGGGTCGACGCGCCATCGTCTTCCCGCAAGCACCGCGCGCTGGACCGAGACGGCGACACCTACCGACCGCACTGGGACGGCTGGGCGGCGCAAGAGGAGCAGCACCTCGTCGCGCACGATCCGGTGTCGTTGGCCTCGGTGGTCGTGCGGGTGCCGTAACGCGCCGGCGAGTCCGGCGCCTGATCGGGACGACATGCAGAACGCCCCGTGACCGCCCGCGCGCCAGGGGCACGGCATCCGGAACTCTCCGCGTTCAGCGCCGATCGAGAGCGGTGACGAGGCCGTCGAGACGGTAGCCGATCCAGTCGTAGATGCCGAAGCGCGGATCGTCGGGCTGGTGGTCGTCTTCGCTCTGGATGCCGAGACGCGTGGCCAGTACGAGCCGCACGGCCGAGAGGGTGCGCATCCACGCGAGAGCCTCGGTCTCACCGAGTGCGACCGAGATCGTGGCATCCGGATCGTCGTCGGCGTCGAGGTCGCCGCCGTCCATGCCCAATGTCCGCAGCACGATCGCGGCGTCGTCGGCCCGCCGTCCGAGCAGGTCGTCGCCCGTGAGGCGGTGGAACTCGCGCGTGGCGTCGTCGTCGTCGGGATAGGCGTCGGGCAGCAGTCGTGCCACGGC
This window contains:
- a CDS encoding DUF2017 domain-containing protein; this translates as MSEQIVVLEISGLEALHLAGIVGQFRDMIADSRRADDPAVARLLPDAYPDDDDATREFHRLTGDDLLGRRADDAAIVLRTLGMDGGDLDADDDPDATISVALGETEALAWMRTLSAVRLVLATRLGIQSEDDHQPDDPRFGIYDWIGYRLDGLVTALDRR